The following DNA comes from Nitrogeniibacter aestuarii.
TCCAGTTGGAGCGCGGTTTCCGGCAGGCGGGCCGCCAGGGTGTCGGTCAGCACCGCCATGCCGCCGGCCAGGCGCGACGCATTGGCGTGCACGTCGTCCTGCTCGACGAGTTTGGGTTCGGCCCCGGCCTCGGACTGCACCATGTGTGTCCCGTGCTCATGCTGGCACAGGTGGTCAAGACCGAGATGCTCAACCAGCGACGCCATCCGCCGCTGGTGCTCGGGCCAGAACCAGGTGGGTCCCAGATCCCCCCGACCACCATCGGCCAGGGTCACCGAGCCAATGCGTCCGCCGACCCGATCACGCGCTTCGAACACATGCACGACACAACCGGCAAGGGACAAGGTATTGGCAAGTGCAAGGCCGCTCAGCCCGGCACCCACAATGGCAACTTCGATCATGGCCGTCTCCATCCATCATGGCTCTGGCCTTGTCGATGCAAACTCCGTTCCAGCCGGCGGAACCCCGTGACAGAGGCCATTGCGCCCTGCGCGCACTCGAATGGCTGGCGATTTGTCGACACTCGCGCACGACTTGTCGCACACCCGCCAGAGCATCAGCGGCCTGCCAGCACCTGCCGGAAGGTCAGATTCACCCGGGGGGATTCGACCCCCGATTCGGGGAGCACGGCATGTTCCCAGTCACGCTGAAACGGGGCTTGCATGAACAGCAGCATGCCACCGGGCACCGGAAGACGTCCGGGCACCCCCGGCGTACCGGGTTTGGGCCGCCAGCAGAAATGCCGGGTCGCCCCGACACTGAGCGACGCGATCTCGGCCATGGGCCCCAGATCGTCGTCGTCATCCGCATGCCAGCTGACCCGATCTTCACCATTGCGATAGAGATTGGCCAACACCGCGTTGAAGCGCCGGCCGGTCGCGGCCTCGACGACGGCTCTGAGTTCGTCGAGCAGCGGCGTCCACGCGTGGGCATTCTGCAACTGGTCGTGATAGCGATAAGCCACGCCCGGATCGGAGAACCAGCACTGGCAGCGCGACAGGGCCATCCGCCGGCCGGCCACCTGATACCCCCCGTCGCTCCAGGGAATGCTCTTGTACAGCGCCTCGAAGATGCGATCGGCGCTGGCCGCGTCCCACAGGCGCGCACAGCCCAGCAAGGGCTGGCTGGCATGCGGCTGCAGGCGCACCGCCGGATCAGGATGAGGCAGCATGCCGGTCGCAGGCCGTGTCATGACACATGGCCTAGGGCGTCAGATCGCCAATGCGGTAGTGGGTCAGCAACGCGTCCGCCCCGGGCGAGTGAGGTCGGCCCCGCGTCTTGGTGTCGTAGGCCTCGGTGGCCTCCTTGCCGCACCAGGGCAGGATGATCGACGGGCGTGTCGGGTGCTCGGGCAGATAGGCACTGAGGTCATACACGGCCCCGTGGATGGCCATCCAGCAGTCGGCTTCGGTGGCGTGTTGTGCCACCTCGGCCAGGGTGTAGCTGGGCGTCACCGGCGTTTGCGTCTTCTCGGATTCGGCCTGACCCGCCGCCCACACGCTGAAGACAGCCCCCCAGAACAAGACGGTGCTGAACTGAAACAGTCGCTTCATCATCGGAAAT
Coding sequences within:
- a CDS encoding alpha-ketoglutarate-dependent dioxygenase AlkB family protein, which translates into the protein MTRPATGMLPHPDPAVRLQPHASQPLLGCARLWDAASADRIFEALYKSIPWSDGGYQVAGRRMALSRCQCWFSDPGVAYRYHDQLQNAHAWTPLLDELRAVVEAATGRRFNAVLANLYRNGEDRVSWHADDDDDLGPMAEIASLSVGATRHFCWRPKPGTPGVPGRLPVPGGMLLFMQAPFQRDWEHAVLPESGVESPRVNLTFRQVLAGR
- a CDS encoding cytochrome b5 domain-containing protein, with the protein product MMKRLFQFSTVLFWGAVFSVWAAGQAESEKTQTPVTPSYTLAEVAQHATEADCWMAIHGAVYDLSAYLPEHPTRPSIILPWCGKEATEAYDTKTRGRPHSPGADALLTHYRIGDLTP